One genomic segment of Theobroma cacao cultivar B97-61/B2 chromosome 6, Criollo_cocoa_genome_V2, whole genome shotgun sequence includes these proteins:
- the LOC18596754 gene encoding GDSL esterase/lipase At5g45950 encodes MKKTMVRRAVVLVQVLAMAAAVMPLLSGALDTHRVKRLAATYNVTCVLVFGDSSVDPGNNNYLATPMKGNFLPYGKDFFRGRPTGRFSNGRLATDFIAEALGYTKAIRPFLNKRLRPIDILHGVSFASAASGYDELTANLSNVLPVSKQLEYFRQYKIRLRQLVGARTAEDITKNAVAVMSMGTNDFLQNYNLEPIRPKQYTLEEYQIYLASCMSQDLKTMHSLGITRLVVVGVPPLGCMPLVKTLMNRDTCVENYNNFSASFNSKIKAKLATLRTTLGMKIGYVDAYGIIQDAVNNPKKYGLIEISKGCCGSGTVEYGDSCKGLSTCADASKYVFWDAVHPTEKMYEIIADQAIDSLEEQLMG; translated from the exons atgaagaaaacgaTGGTGAGGAGGGCAGTTGTTTTGGTGCAGGTTTTGGCAATGGCCGCAGCGGTCATGCCACTGCTCTCAGGAGCTCTGGATACTCATCGGGTGAAGCGATTGGCAGCCACATACAATGTGACTTGTGTACTAGTTTTTGGAGACTCAAGCGTTGATCCTGGCAATAACAACTATCTGGCTACGCCCATGAAGGGTAATTTCCTTCCTTATGGGAAAGACTTCTTCAGAGGCCGCCCTACCGGACGGTTCAGCAATGGAAGGCTAGCCACAGATTTTATTG CGGAAGCTTTGGGTTACACAAAGGCGATTCGACCCTTCCTTAACAAGAGATTGAGGCCAATTGATATCTTACATGGTGTTAGTTTCGCATCAGCTGCTTCTGGTTATGATGAGCTCACTGCCAATCTCTCT AATGTCCTGCCTGTTTCCAAGCAGCTGGAGTATTTCAGGCAATATAAGATCCGGCTGAGACAATTGGTTGGTGCAAGGACAGCAGAAGATATTACCAAAAATGCCGTAGCTGTAATGAGCATGGGCACAAACGACTTTCTCCAAAACTACAATTTAGAACCCATTCGCCCTAAGCAATATACTTTGGAAGAGTACCAAATTTACTTGGCCTCTTGCATGTCTCAGGACCTTAAG ACGATGCATAGTCTTGGAATTACACGATTAGTGGTTGTTGGGGTCCCCCCTCTGGGCTGCATGCCCCTTGTCAAGACACTAATGAACCGGGATACATGTGTGGAGAACTATAACAATTTCTCCGCCTCCTTCAATTCCAAGATAAAAGCGAAGTTGGCAACCTTGAGGACAACATTAGGGATGAAAATTGGCTACGTTGATGCTTATGGCATCATTCAGGATGCCGTGAACAACCCAAAAAAATATG GtttgattgaaatttcaaaaggGTGTTGTGGGTCGGGGACCGTAGAGTATGGAGATTCATGCAAAGGCTTGAGCACATGTGCTGATGCATCAAAATATGTATTCTGGGATGCTGTTCATCCGACAGAAAAAATGTATGAAATAATCGCTGACCAGGCTATAGATTCCCTCGAAGAACAGCTGATGGGCTAG
- the LOC18596755 gene encoding GDSL esterase/lipase At5g45960 isoform X1: MESCHKHPLHPFLFVLFLCMFFFFAEAAGASIKQRPFNNKVSAGFVFGDSTVDPGNNNYVKTFFRSNFPPYGKDLKDQTATGRFTNGKLPTDLIVSYIGIKEYLPPYLDPTLGIEELMTGVSFASAGSGFDPLTPQITSVVSIPKQVEYFKEYKKRLQSAIGKKRMEHIIQNAVFLVSAGTNDFVVNYFTIPIRRKNYTVSAYQQFILQNVKQLLQDLWDEGARRIAVTGLPPMGCLPVVITLNSPNAILERGCIEKFSRVGMEYNQMLQNEVNSMRGRLAHLGAKILYVDIFTPLVDMIQGLGKLDFDEVSQGCCGSGYLEAGFLCNPGSYVCFDASKYVFFDSIHPTEKTYTKLFMANHHVVDSVIQDWDLND; encoded by the exons ATGGAATCTTGCCATAAACATCCTCttcatccttttctttttgttctctttctctgcatgttcttcttctttgctGAAGCTGCTGGAGCTTCAATAAAGCAAAGGCCCTTCAACAACAAGGTTTCGGCTGGTTTTGTCTTTGGAGACTCGACGGTAGATCCCGGGAACAATAACTATGTAAAGACCTTCTTTAGGAGCAATTTTCCTCCTTACGGGAAGGACTTGAAAGACCAAACGGCTACCGGGAGGTTTACTAACGGGAAGCTTCCCACCGATCTTATTG TTTCATATATAGGCATAAAAGAATATTTGCCACCATATTTGGATCCAACCCTTGGCATTGAGGAGCTGATGACAGGAGTTAGCTTCGCCTCCGCCGGCTCTGGATTTGATCCACTTACACCACAGATAACT AGCGTGGTTTCGATACCAAAGCAGGTGGAGTATTTTAAAGAGTATAAGAAAAGACTGCAATCTGCTATTGGAAAGAAAAGGATGGAACATATTATCCAGAATGCTGTGTTTCTCGTCAGTGCTGGTACCAATGACTTTGTAGTCAACTATTTCACCATTCCAATTCGACGAAAGAACTACACTGTCTCAGCTTATCAACAGTTCATCTTGCAAAACGTGAAGCAGCTGCTACAG GACTTATGGGATGAAGGAGCTCGGAGAATTGCAGTTACCGGGCTGCCTCCAATGGGTTGTTTACCGGTTGTCATCACCCTTAACTCTCCAAACGCCATCCTGGAACGCGGTTGCATAGAAAAATTTTCTCGGGTCGGAATGGAATATAACCAAATGCTTCAAAACGAAGTGAATTCCATGCGTGGTAGACTAGCTCATCTTGGTGCGAAAATCCTTTACGTTGACATTTTCACACCATTGGTCGACATGATTCAAGGCCTTGGGAAACTTG ATTTTGATGAGGTAAGCCAAGGCTGCTGTGGGAGTGGTTACTTAGAAGCAGGATTTTTGTGTAATCCAGGATCATACGTGTGCTTTGATGCATCTAAATATGTATTTTTCGATTCAATCCACCCAACTGAGAAGACATACACCAAGTTGTTTATGGCTAATCATCATGTCGTCGATTCAGTGATCCAGGACTGGGATTTGAATGATTGA
- the LOC18596755 gene encoding GDSL esterase/lipase At5g45960 isoform X2: MESCHKHPLHPFLFVLFLCMFFFFAEAAGASIKQRPFNNKVSAGFVFGDSTVDPGNNNYVKTFFRSNFPPYGKDLKDQTATGRFTNGKLPTDLIGIKEYLPPYLDPTLGIEELMTGVSFASAGSGFDPLTPQITSVVSIPKQVEYFKEYKKRLQSAIGKKRMEHIIQNAVFLVSAGTNDFVVNYFTIPIRRKNYTVSAYQQFILQNVKQLLQDLWDEGARRIAVTGLPPMGCLPVVITLNSPNAILERGCIEKFSRVGMEYNQMLQNEVNSMRGRLAHLGAKILYVDIFTPLVDMIQGLGKLDFDEVSQGCCGSGYLEAGFLCNPGSYVCFDASKYVFFDSIHPTEKTYTKLFMANHHVVDSVIQDWDLND, from the exons ATGGAATCTTGCCATAAACATCCTCttcatccttttctttttgttctctttctctgcatgttcttcttctttgctGAAGCTGCTGGAGCTTCAATAAAGCAAAGGCCCTTCAACAACAAGGTTTCGGCTGGTTTTGTCTTTGGAGACTCGACGGTAGATCCCGGGAACAATAACTATGTAAAGACCTTCTTTAGGAGCAATTTTCCTCCTTACGGGAAGGACTTGAAAGACCAAACGGCTACCGGGAGGTTTACTAACGGGAAGCTTCCCACCGATCTTATTG GCATAAAAGAATATTTGCCACCATATTTGGATCCAACCCTTGGCATTGAGGAGCTGATGACAGGAGTTAGCTTCGCCTCCGCCGGCTCTGGATTTGATCCACTTACACCACAGATAACT AGCGTGGTTTCGATACCAAAGCAGGTGGAGTATTTTAAAGAGTATAAGAAAAGACTGCAATCTGCTATTGGAAAGAAAAGGATGGAACATATTATCCAGAATGCTGTGTTTCTCGTCAGTGCTGGTACCAATGACTTTGTAGTCAACTATTTCACCATTCCAATTCGACGAAAGAACTACACTGTCTCAGCTTATCAACAGTTCATCTTGCAAAACGTGAAGCAGCTGCTACAG GACTTATGGGATGAAGGAGCTCGGAGAATTGCAGTTACCGGGCTGCCTCCAATGGGTTGTTTACCGGTTGTCATCACCCTTAACTCTCCAAACGCCATCCTGGAACGCGGTTGCATAGAAAAATTTTCTCGGGTCGGAATGGAATATAACCAAATGCTTCAAAACGAAGTGAATTCCATGCGTGGTAGACTAGCTCATCTTGGTGCGAAAATCCTTTACGTTGACATTTTCACACCATTGGTCGACATGATTCAAGGCCTTGGGAAACTTG ATTTTGATGAGGTAAGCCAAGGCTGCTGTGGGAGTGGTTACTTAGAAGCAGGATTTTTGTGTAATCCAGGATCATACGTGTGCTTTGATGCATCTAAATATGTATTTTTCGATTCAATCCACCCAACTGAGAAGACATACACCAAGTTGTTTATGGCTAATCATCATGTCGTCGATTCAGTGATCCAGGACTGGGATTTGAATGATTGA